A genomic segment from Aegilops tauschii subsp. strangulata cultivar AL8/78 chromosome 1, Aet v6.0, whole genome shotgun sequence encodes:
- the LOC109744793 gene encoding bidirectional sugar transporter SWEET3a, translated as MFPDLHVTTGIIGSVVCFLLYAAPILTFRRVIKKGSVEEYSCIPYILTLFSSLTYTWYGLPVVSSGWENWTLSGISSLGVLFESTFISIYIWFAPREKKKLVMMMVSPILIIFGMAVFFSIFSFHTHQMRKVFVGSIGLVASILMYGSPLVAVKQVIRTKSVEFMPFYLSLFSFLTSLLWLLYGLLGKDPFLTAPSFIGCLMGILQLVVYCIYSKCKEAPKTNPDIEQADELKVVTSQDNTKGQKP; from the exons ATGTTTCCTGACCTCCACGTAACAACGGGGATTATTG GAAGTGTAGTCTGCTTTCTCCTCTATGCAGCACCAAT ATTGACATTCAGAAGAGTGATAAAGAAGGGCAGTGTAGAAGAATACTCATGCATACCATATATCTTAACTTTGTTCAGCAGCCTCACATATACTTGGTACGGTCTTCCAGTAGTGAGCTCTGGATGGGAGAATTGGACTCTGTCCGGAATCAGCTCACTAGGAGTGCTCTTTGAAAGCACATTTATCAGTATATACATATGGTTTGCACCACGAGAGAAAAAG AAGCTTGTCATGATGATGGTATCTCCAATTCTAATCATCTTCGGCATGGCTGTATTTTTCTCAATTTTCTCATTCCACACCCACCAAATGCGTAAAGTATTTGTCGGTAGCATTGGTTTGGTGGCTTCCATATTAATGTATGGCTCTCCGTTGGTAGCTGTG AAACAAGTTATCAGGACGAAAAGCGTGGAGTTCATGCCTTTCTACTTGTCATTGTTTAGCTTCTTGACAAGTTTACTCTGGTTGCTGTATGGGCTCCTTGGAAAGGATCCTTTTCTCACG GCACCAAGCTTCATTGGCTGCTTAATGGGTATTCTTCAGTTGGTCGTGTACTGCATTTACAGCAAATGCAAGGAAGCACCCAAGACGAATCCTGATATTGAGCAAGCAGACGAACTGAAAGTTGTAACTAGTCAAGACAACACGAAGGGACAAAAGCCATAA